One Brevibacillus choshinensis genomic window carries:
- a CDS encoding DUF4129 domain-containing protein, with translation MIWKREIAFLEEGDSVSGRGFSIPWQVNAGIIVLLVAGGYVAWKRRQDLNVWWLRRQMKNERSTEYNVRYNLLMRMMESVYTRRQKGETLREYVGRITIPGDKRQDLRYLTELYERMIYGYKGMEQKARTVAEQLMERLIRQLKP, from the coding sequence ATGATCTGGAAGAGGGAGATAGCGTTTCTGGAAGAGGGAGATAGCGTTTCTGGAAGAGGGTTTTCGATCCCGTGGCAGGTAAATGCAGGAATCATCGTCCTGCTTGTCGCCGGTGGATACGTGGCCTGGAAACGCAGGCAAGACCTCAATGTATGGTGGCTCCGCCGGCAAATGAAAAATGAACGAAGCACGGAGTACAATGTGCGCTACAATCTGCTGATGCGCATGATGGAGAGCGTCTACACGCGCCGCCAAAAGGGTGAGACCTTGCGGGAATACGTGGGTCGAATCACCATACCGGGTGACAAAAGGCAGGATCTGCGTTATCTTACGGAGCTGTATGAGCGCATGATTTACGGATACAAGGGTATGGAACAAAAGGCGCGTACAGTTGCAGAGCAATTGATGGAACGATTGATCCGTCAACTGAAGCCTTGA